Genomic window (Lampris incognitus isolate fLamInc1 chromosome 3, fLamInc1.hap2, whole genome shotgun sequence):
GTTAAACCCCCATAGTCAACATCTTGATAACAGTATATCAAAGTGAGTGATTCTCTAGCGATCGCCATCACACCTGTTTCCTGATTTAGACAGAGAAAAGGCGGGCTGCATTATGCGTGATACAAATTGCATGCTGGTTTCACTGCACCGCTTTGACAAATTTCTTCGGACACCCCAAAAATGTGCCAAATAGACAAGAGGTTGCCTTGCATCTAGGGGCGGTGCAAGTGACATGAATTAGGATTTCAGCATTGCATTTACAAAAACTTCTGAGTCCTCCCACAGCCAAATAGGGATGCTGTTCTATGCACTTCATTGTCTGGTCTCTCCCCTTGCtaactgtacccccccccccagcagtctCCACATGGTTTCCTTGTCAACGATGGAATGTGGAAAACAATTATATAAGCATTTACCTCTGTACGAAAGAGTCACAGCAGGGATTGAGCCCAGAAAAGAGCAGAGCTTCAAATGGATTAGAAACAATAACAGTGTGGCATCCAAGTGCTGACAGTAACTGAATTACTACGTGTCAACAAACACTTACAACATCAAGCCCTATGCCTTTTGCAATTCCTCAGGCTGGTCAGTCTAGCTAGTAGGTGAACGCATTAGAATATTATTATAATAACATTCTAGTGCATGAGAAAGGGATGGTCACACTGAAGTTTTGAGAAAACACAGTAGATTTGATGCAGCATGATGTGCCATATTTCAAATATTATAACCAGTAAATGCACGAGTTAGGTCTTCGATGAAGTCTTGAGTCTTGTGTGCCTACACTACAGGTGGGCCAGTTGCTAAAAGCTTTAAAACCTGTAATGAACAACGTTGAGATGATACATGACACTGTGCGACCTATAGCCCAACACGAACGGACCGTTTGGAATAAACGGTCACGAAGAATGTACAGCCAGATAAATTTAGTATATTATACTCTGAATTTAGATTATGATCAAAAAATATACAATTTCTGATAATAATATATTCTTAATAAAAATATTAGGTCTCCACTGAACAAAATTTGAAATTAGATTGTTTTGGCAATGAttttagaaaataaaataaaataaaacatacgTTTAACTGGGTGAGGTGCAGAAATGACAAGAAATAGATCAGGCGTGCGCTTTAGGATGAACAGGCCGCTTGCTCGCTAAACGTCTGATTGAACAAACAGGACCAGGACGCTTTCTCTCCTTTATCCTTGTTGTCCCTTCGTCCATTATCCCATATCCTTGAAAAATACGTTTCATTCCACCGGTTTTTATGTTAATATAACCCTTTAACTTATTATTTGATTACAgtgacactggggggggggggcattggcatAATGCTTGCCTGTTGCAGCATGCATGGCACCAAAAGGACGATCAAACGGGGACTACCAAATCAAAAGAAACCACATCGCCCTATAAGAAAGGTGGAAATGCGGCGATACGGCGAGTTCTTACCTTGAAATGCCCAAAATATCCAGGCGCAATAGCGTCAGGTGTACGCTGTTTTGTTTTGAAGCATCGGGGAAACAGACGAGCTATAATCTGTTGCAGTCAATCCAATAATCTAATTTATCTGGATTCCGCTGCCCTCCTCGTAGCCTCGGCATAGCGGACGCGCCTGGACCGGACGCGTTTCAGCGGTTTAAAAAAACGCAAGTCGGGAGCACACCTGCCTGGTATTTCCATGTTGTGGCATCGTGGCGCATACGCTCCCGAGAGTGCACCCGCGCGCCCGCCCGCCCGTGGCGTTTTTAAATCCAAAAAACACTGGACACGCTGCTGAGCCAGTATCCCACTTTCAGTGTGTGTGCCTGTATCTGGCTGGAGAGGTGCCCCCTACCGCTGACTGACGCACGACACGCAGCAGCACAGAGGATCACAGTCAGCGTTGGGCTTTTCCAGCGTCATAGCACCTTCTTTGCCTGTGAAGATAACATTCTGTGGGGCCATCGTTATTCGAGGTCGCAAGGCTCTCCGCGGTCACTGAGGCCTGTTGATGTTTTGCTATTTGCTGTTGGTGTTTTAGCTGTTTTGGGTCCAAGGGCTCATCCGCTCCATGTGCTACGTACTGGCTGGCCTTCACAATCTGGAGGGTCGCCCACTTCGTGCAACCCCCTTGATAGCTTTGTGTTTAACAAGTTATGGAAAATCGTCAATGTCAGAAAAAAACCAGATGATCaggaaaaatagatagatagatagatagatagatagatagatagatagatagatagatagatagatagatagatagaccaagTTCACCTACAAACAATAACAACAGAACTACAAGTTCATTACATCAGAAAACAAGTTCTTCATACCTTACATATTTACTTATATGCACAAATACatgtaataataaactttatttatatagcacgtttCTTAACAATGGTACAAAGTgctttgcaaaaaacaaaacaaaaaccagacaagacaaaaCAACATATGAACATGCATACAACTTTGCCCAGTGAGTGGCCTCTTGTCTAAATGGTCTGCTAGCAAGTCAGCGAGGCTTCCCTTCACTGGTAACCTATGTTGAACAGGTGATTTCTGCGATGTAACTTATTTCTTTAAAGGATAGTTTCACTGTAGCTttttggtaataataataataatgattttatATATCCTCCGAGAAttgtcaccttaacgtggtggaggggtttgtgtgtcccagttatcctgggagctgtgttgtgaggggcaatagcccctggtagggtctcccaaggcaaattggtcccaggggaggggccagactaagagcgattcccacaAAAACCTAATGAATTTATATCAGCAGAGTCACAGCACctcgcctggaaaagggaaaccggggccccatCCTGGAGCCAGACGTGGGAGGGGAGCGcgccggcgagcgtctggtggccgggccttggcccatggggcccagtcaggcccagcctgaaaaaaaacaacatggatccaccaccccgtggacccaccacacgcggggatgagcattggggtagggtgcaatgcaggccgggtggcaggcaaaggcgggactggggcatgccgacttccggcatcacagattgGCCCTCAGGATgtagaatgtcacctctctggcagggaaggagcttgAGCtgctgcgggaggtggagcggtaccaactagatatagttgggctcacctccacacatagcatgggctgtggtaccaaactcctggagaggggctggactcattacttttctggagttggccaaggtgacagttgctgggcgggtgtggggatactcacaagtccccagttggGCGCCGCTGTGTTGGAGTCCTTCCCGAGGAACGAGAGGGTCACCTCGATATGACTGTGAGTCGCTGGGggagaaggctctgactgttgtgtgtgcttatgcaccgaatagcagtttggagtatccggccttcttggagtctctgggtggtgtcctggatagggctctgcctcgggactctatagttctgctgggggacttcaacattcacatgggcaatgatggagaaacctggagggatgtgattgggaggaacggcctccctgatctgaacccaagcggtgccttgttattgaacttctgtgtgagtcatggatgggcaataacaaacaccatgttcgaacataaggtagttcataaatgTACTTGggaccagaacaccttaggccaaagaccgatgatagactttgtggtcgtatcatcagatctgcagctgtatgttttggacactcaggtgaagagaggcgcAGAGCtgtaaactgatcaccacctggtggtgagttggatcagatggcggggaaggctgctggacagacttggcaaacccaaacgtctagtgagggtgaactgggaacatctggcagaagcccctgtccgtgaggtctttaactcccacctctggaagaagttctcgtgtatcccaagggaggctggggacatggagtctgagtgagccatgttcaaagcctctactgtagatgcggcaggcaggagcacTGGTCATAAGGTTAtctgtgcctgtcgaggcggcaacctaagaacccgctggtggacaccagtggtgagggaagctgtcaggctgaagaaggaggcctttcggacttggttggcacaggggtctcctgaagcagcagacaggtaacagaaggccagaagggctgctgcttcagcggtcgcagaagcaaaaacttgggtgtgggaggagttcggtgaggctatggaggaggactttcggttggcctcaaggaagttctggcaaaccatttggcgactcaggaaggggaagcagggcttgactcaggctgtggtcagccggggaggggaactgttgacccagactggagATGTTGTCGAgctgtggaaagaacactttgaggcgctcctgaacccagctaacacatcctcagcggAGGAGGGAGAGTATAAAGACTCaaaggaagccccacccatatccctggcagaggtgtcTGAGGTaccaacggaccaactctttacccttgcggaagtgctgaggggggcacgggagtttgaccagccagtctacatttgttttttggacttggagaaggcctatgaccgtgtaccccggggcactctgtggtacTGCGGGAATATGGGGTATCGGGGCAGTTGCCACAAGCCATCCAGTCGTTGTATAACTGTAATAACCTCTAAGAATGAAATAGTGAAACCAAGGTAATGGATAAACTAGGAATATGTTTACTGGAGTAACCGACAGACACATACAGGGTATGTACTCTTCGCTGGCCTAGAGTGTTCTGACCACAGAATAGAGAGCTCTGTGGTTCTGACTTCCTTACTAAGTAACATTGGAATTAGCCTAGTGCGCTACCTAGTGGTTGAGCTGGAATATAACAATAACCAAGGTGagcgctgtgtccgcattctcggcacaaagtcaaacacgttttcggtgggtgtcggattaCGCCGAGATTGTCCCTTttgtccaattctgtttgtgatattcatggacaggatctcaaggcgcagccaaggtgaggagtgtgtccgttttgggaaccccagaattgcatctctgctcttcgcagatgatgtggttttgttggcttcatcagaacgcgacgtccagcgtgcactggggcggtgtgcagctgagtgtgaaatggctgggatgagagtcagcacctccaagtctgaggccatggttctctaaaaTGGTGGAtggctccctccaggttggggatgagttgttgcctcaagtgaaggagttcaagtatctcggggtcttgttcatgagtgagggtaggatggagcgggagattgacaggaggattggcacagcatcagcagtaatgtggacgttgtactggactgttgtggtgaagacggagctgagtcggaaggcaaagctctcaatttatcagtcaatcttcgttccaaccctcacttatggtcatgagctttgggtagtgatcgaaagggtgagatcgcggatacaagcggctgaaatgagtttcctacgtagggtttctgggctcagccttagagatagggtgaggagctcggacatccggagggagctcagagtagagccgctgctccttcgcgtcgaaaggagccagttgaggtggttcgggcatctgattaggatgcctcctgggcgccttcctttgggggtttaccgggcacggccaactgggtagagaccccggggtagacccagaactcgctggaggtccaatctggcctgggaacgccttggaatcccccaggaggagctggagggcgttgttggggagagggacgtctggagtgccctacttagcttgctgccaccgcgactcgaCCCTGGAGAACCGGCTGAtgatgaaagaatgaatgaatgaatgaatatatataactttgttaaaagaagggaaggtagggaaagtgctcaacaaatctctctctctctctctctctctctctctctctctctctctatatatatatatatatatatatatatatgtataaaacgtttttttttcgaaaccgtcaatggtgttataagtgctcaactaatgaggagcagaatatcaacacagacacagggaaaaacgttttaatgcattgcagtacaggcctgtttcgtgcgtccaggcctgtacaggcctgtttcgtgcatatGTAGACGCATGAAACAGccctgtactgcaatgcactaaaacttttttcctgtatctgtgttgatatatatatatatatatatatatatatatatatatatatatatatatatatatatatataatccagtcagtgaagaaacactcaatggtagggaaaatgctcaacatataaggagcaaaatgatccagtgagtcaagtaaattctttatgagtcagtacaagcctgtttttgtAGTTCAGAAACATCTAGACAAACAGAACAAAGGTTCATAGAAGGCATAGCCATCCACGGAGACTCTCTCtccctacacaaagaaaagatagGTCCCAACCCATGCTTTTCATTTCAGAGAACACATACAAATTAAAAGGAAAGCATCCATTCCCAGTAACTTGTCAATATCTGTCAATACAACTTTACTCAACCAACAATTAAAAGAAAGTTCTTCAAAGAAAAGTAATATAACTACAATTTATCCTCCCATATTCCAGTATCACTGGTCCTGCTGCAGTTGCCATGGCTTTTGTTGCTAGGATACTGTTTCTAAGGAGTCCACAGATCCAGGTGCTGAAGAGAGGTGAGGGGAAAATCATCAAAACTATCAAGCCAAATTTCTTTTGAGCCACTCTTCAGATATATGACTGAAAAAATTTTGAGATTTTATTTGCTAAAATAAGAAGATTTTTGATGTTTGAGCCAAATTCTTTCTTAAAGGTTTTGGATGATTGGGCATCGTTTCATAAGGAGAAGATACAGAACGCTTGTTTAGTGCCTGTACGTGGATTTGAGAGCAGGATTTTTTTGGGCTTGTTACATTTATCAGTATAGCAACAGAGAGGCGACTAGCCTTAACATAGGATATGCAGTGCTGTCATTTGGCAGGGCTACAAGGTAAAACTAGTGGATATCAAAGCAGAGCAAGGCAGGTATGGATGGCCCAGCATTTAAACAATATAATTTTCTTCAGGTGGGATTTCAGAAATGTCACTCTTCCTATAAACGTTTCACTTTTTTATAGTGAAACGTTTTTTTATAATAACAAACAAAACAGCCTTAACCTGTTGAAATCAGCACAACCGAGTATACATTGCAGAGCGACTACATTATTATCATGCAGATCGAGCAAAAGCACAAAACCAACCTAAATCCCTCTTAAGAATTTGGAATACAGACTTTGTGGAACAGATCGTGGTGGGGTATTAATGTCAACATGATCGATTGAGTTTTCAACCAGCAATTATCGCGCCTCGGATAAACCACATAGGCTACGATACTGCCGCTGCGCAAAGCAAAGGGCCCCgcgaaccctgagagcaggataagcggttcagataatcgatggatggatggacggatggatggatggatggatggatggatggatggatgatcgatTAATGAGACGGTTTTGGGGCCTGACTTGACATCGCTTCAGGGCAGAGCCGAAGAAAAAGCCTGTAATACTGTGTAATAATGATTGGTTGTTCCGCAAAGCAGCGACCACGTGGAAGTAACCGACAACCAATGGGCACTCTGGGGGCGTGTACTTGATAAACACCGCCCCCATACAGCCATCATGCTAAATGGAAAGCTCCTGCGTGACTAGCCCGCTAACCATATTTACAACAAAAATAAgacgaggtgtttttttttttcgcaGACAGGCATCAAGTTTCTCACGGATGCTGACATCTAATATGAAAACAACTACTCACATGTGAAGggtgtcttttttttatttttcaaaaggaCCCAAAGAGAAGACCTCTCTGTCGCAAAGCTAGCTCGTATATAAATTCGCACACCGCCTGCCATCACGACCAGCAAGTCAAGCAACTACACCAGTCAGCGTTtctacgttgttgttgttgttttttttttttttactttaatcatGGAGAAGGTAATTGTCGTATGTGTGTACACTGGTTACGATCACGAGAGGCTGGAAAACAGTTGGAAATCGTTTTGTTTAAATAGCGAGCTAGCTATGCAGCTTTTGTACCAGGAGCTACTGCTTGTTTGCCACTCGCCCAGGCCGTACCGGTAACGTTTTGTGGTGGATACACTCCTGATGGTCAGTCCTTGGGGGGTGTATTTGATTCCACCTCCTGTAGATTTTTAGGTTATATTTTCAACTCATGGCAATCTGTAATATTAATGTGAAGAGAACTGCGCTCATCGAAGGCCAGTTTTCTTGTGTTACGTGCTATAACCTTATCAGGGAACGCCCAGTGTCAGCTCATTGACCATTGTCACTAGTCGTTTGTATCAAGGACTCCACAATTGGTTTTTCATCACTTCAGTCCATTTGATGTCTGTGTTAGTCATTGACATGTCAGGAGAGAATGAATTAACCCTGGATAGCTAGCTACAGGTTTTATTTCCAGCATAGTGTGTTTTACTGTTGTGACCGGTAGAGACTTGGCTATTGTCCACCCATTTAAATTCATTGAGTCCTATTTGTCACTTGAATGTCGTTAGAAAGCAGTCTGTTCAGAATAGTATTATTATGCTAGGTGGGTAGACAGTTGACTCGAGCGATTTATGTGATTTGTAATCTATTTGGTCAGATTAGATGCAAGTTGAAATGTCATAACTTTACATAATAGTACTGAACAATAGACCGTTTCATCACATCATCCTCTTCCCACAGGCTGATTTCTTGAAAGGGCTCCCAGTCTACAATAAGAGCAACTTCAGCAGGTTCCATGCAGACTCGGTTTGTAAAGCATCTGTAAGTAGCAACATGCCCTCATCATGTTTGACATATTTGGAGTTATCACATTAGACTCTTGACTGAGTGATCATTCAGTACCAATTTGGCCACAAAATGTCAGTTTTTGGAAAAGATACTGAACTAGGGTCTTGAATACCGAAACAGAAATGACATGGAACCTATATGTGAAACACATTTGTGTTGTTCTTTAACCATTCTAAACACTAAGTCAGAAGCAAGAGATGAATCATTTTTCAGAACGTGCTTCTGTAAGTTTCAGCCTGTTCGTGTCCTTGTTTACAGAACCGGAGGCCCTCTGTGTACCTTCCAACCCGTGAATACCCCTCAGAACAGAGTAAGCAATGAGCTCACTGTTGCTTACCAATCTCCTTTTCACCTCATAATTGAAGTATTTTTATGAAATAGAAATGTTAGAAGGGCTAATTGGCTTTCTTCGTGTTTATCCTAAATAGTTATTGTAACAGAGAAAACCAACATCCTCCTGCGTTACCTTCATCAGCAATGGGACAAAAAGGTGAGTATGTGGGAGGCCCTCGTCTTGCAAGCCCATGCAAAATCTTGCAGTTGATGTATATCTCTGTCCGTGTCTGCTAACTGCTATTCTAGTCTTAAATTCTTAAACTTTCAGTTTTGCTAAAGAGCTATGCTGTGCCTTTTAAGAGTTAGATAATTATTTGTAAGTAAATGCGATTTCAGTCGTTCCTGTtcaaggaaagttgaatcagttcatctggacaatgtttattgagaggtttcatcacttatctaagccACCACTTCAGTCTTaacttactgcaggtatccccacccttacaaacaatacagtggcatatttcatacacaaattgctgtgaccattgacattgcaactctagttaatggtcacagcaatttgcatagaTCGTAATGCCACAgtgttgtttattagggtggggatacctgcagtcagttgagactgaagaggtcacttagatgagtaatgaaacgtttctctcaataaacattgtccagatgaactgatttcaaCTTCCCTTGAACAGCAGCGATTGAAATCGCGTTTACTTAGAAATAATTATCTAACTCTTAAAAGGAACAGCATAGTACTTTAACAAGCCTGAATGTTTAAGAGTTTAAGACTACAATAGCACTTaggagacatggacagagacagcGATACagggcatgcataaagacaaattgttgctgttgttttcaaCTTATTAAGCAGAATGCAGCAAAGAAGAGGGAGCAGGAGCAAGGTGAAAGTGACAGCCCGGCACCCCCGAGGAAGATCGCAAGAACAGATAGCCAAGAGATGAATGAGGACTCATAAtaagtgtgagtgtgtttgagtatgtgtgtgtgtgtgtgtgtgtgtgtgtgtgtttatccacAGGGCCGAGCCAATTTAAAGGGAACTCCAAAAGTAAACCACCAAGGTTCTCATGGTTTCATACATCACAGCTTTTAATTTCCTTTTCAGTCAAGTCATCATAATCAAAGCAAGAGAAATCTTGCAagtatatgtctttatgcatgctcaataatccaggtaagaaagtaaaagaaagttgaatcagttcatctggacacatttgagagagaggaaacgtttcatcacttggtaaactttgtgtccagatgaactgattcaactttctttggtctTGCAAGTATAGCCTTTCTTAATGTTTTATTATTTGATAAAATTCCTGTAATCTGAATTTTTTAATTCCAAAGAGAAATTGCCCTGTCAACAAGACAGTGGTTGATAAAGCAGTCGTTTCGAGACAAAAATCACTTGCATACCACAAGAAATGATTCTAATTTAGCATTTATTGATAGGAATAAAAACCGCCccccaacacatgcacacacggagATTGGTAACTGAAAGCATTTCTGGGTCATTCAGTCAAAACAGACAAATTAATCTGTAAAAATTATCATCACACAAGGAGCTACTTAATTATTTTGGCTATACCCTGTGTATATGTCGGTGCATGTGTGGCCATTTGTATGTTGACTTGTTAGTATGTATTATATATGATTTTAATGTGTCATTTAAAGAATGGCAGAGCACATTGAGCAGCATAGACACTTGACAGAAATGACATTACCCTTAACAAGTAGTCTCATACTGGCATGTGGCTAGTGCAGCCTACTTCTGTCAAACTACAAGAAGATGGTATGTCCTGGCTTGTTGGAAGAAAATAttttttgttagtttttattTCTATTGTAACAATTATTGTTTGTCATATTGGTAATGAGCTTCCTGCCAGCCACAGTGCCCTCCCTTACAGTTTCCCTGCAACCCCCTGCAACCACATGGGGGCATTACAACACTCATGTCTAGACCCAAGAATGCACTGTGAAGAACAGCACAATGTAGGAAACGTGGAAACTCTTCAAAATTCCCGCTCAGTTTTTAATAATAGCTGAAACACATTTTTCCTTTCTGTTTTGGGGCTTGTATTTGTTGGGtaaaagttgtttgtattgttaaGAAGCTTATACCCTCTTCTGGCTAGCAAAGGGCAGTGTGATGTTTGACATCAGCAACCATTCACCCTCTGAATTCTAGCTAAAACCTTTATCCAAAGAAAAGGACATAATGCTGTTGTTGCAAGAAAATTTGTTCATTTACAGGAGTTGCATATAATGTGTGAATTATAAACTGGACAACCAGATGAGCACATGTAGTGGTGGGAAAGTATGTACAGTATATCACTGGTATGAAGAGAATAAACATccttactgctcttgcctggtgACAGCCCTAGATCTTTTCTTTTGTGCCGTGTTTGGATGTAAGTGGTCTTTAAAGGGGTATTGTATAATCTGCTATGGAATACACACAAGTAGTAAAGTGCGGCTGCAATCCAGCCTTTTCCCTAAGATTTAAGTTTGTATTGATGTCATCtatacaacacagaatatgtaggTCTTTTTTAATATTTACACTGCCCAGCAAACTCTGTAGATGCTAAAAGGTGGATTGGCATTTTGGTCGGTCAGTTCATTTTCTACCCACCGTGAACAAACCCTGTCTGGTTTTGAAGCGTAAAACCACATTATGCTTCTGCTAGAATAGATTAACTGTTCTCCAACACCCAAGGCCTGTCCCCATCTCAAGTGTATTGATTCAATTGTGCTCTTTTTAGCTTTGCACAAATAAACTGGATTGAAACTCATTTTTTGCCATTGTGACATTTTTAACACATAGCCTTGTTACTTCCGGACTCAAACTCGGATGAATCAACTTCCAGTGATGAGAGAAATGTGTGTGTAAGAGTAAGAAAACCTAAGCAATACCAATAATTTGGGGGGAACAACTTAGCCACGACACATGGATTACATTTGAATTTGTTTTATTATCTATTTTTCAGATCTTACAAAAATATGACAAAATAaattaaaagaaataaataatCCCATTTCCCAGAATTGTATTTTTTTcataaacttttttttgttttttttgtacagtGGTACATTGGAAGAGCATATGATGTCTTTTTTGTTAAGTGAGCCTTTCATGAAGATGTCTTTTTGGGCTAGGTTTCAGCTTTCACCATAGGTGCGGTGAGAATCCACAGCCGTTCTTCAGATTCAAAGGAGTAGGCTATCATCATCAAATTAATTCACGCCTAGTCCACCGATTCCACATCGCAATGACAGCGCTTGATACACCCAGAGCTCCTTCGCACACCGCCTTCGTTTGATGGTACAGGAGAGACGGCTGATGAACCTGTTGACGGAGCAGACGGATCTGTGCATGGCCGCGTGAAACAGTTATTCTGAGGACAGACTCCAGCGCTTTCCACAACCTACACATTTACATCAACAGTTGTTTAAAGGAAAAACTGACTATTCTCGTAAAAACAATGGATGGAACAGGGCAAGTAGATGGTGCTCCACGGAGTACAGCTGACCAAATGAGTTGAGCCTTCCCACTCGTATTTGATGAGATTACTGCCCAAGCAAGTATTTGCAGAACTACAAGACGGTCCTAACAAAGCTGTACTGCGGTGTCATGATAACATCCAATGCTGTCCTTTCTTCTCACCCTTTGCCCTTAAGTCAACTTCCCTTTGAAACTGCCACCTCTCCATTTCAGAATGAAGCTGCAAAGGACGATATATTTGGGATTAACTGCTGATCCAATCCTGAAATAAAAAATGGGGGCAGAGGGAATGTTTTGACGAAACACTCCGTATGGATGCCTTGAGCACTACTAAACGCCGCCCTTCGGTGACGTGTCCCTTTAACAACGGCCGACCTGTGAGAACAAACAGTGGAGATGCCAGATTTCTTTTAGCCTTGCCTTCTTTTTTACCTTTTTAATGAACAACAACTTCCAAATGTGCACAAAAGCCCCCACGTCCAAAAGAAAACAGAACGACAGAAAATTACACTTGGATTACACAAACACAGTCGCCGACCTATCACTTTCCTTATTGCATTAAATCAGTCAGAAAATCTTCTTTTTGCCTGCCTGTGGAAGTACCTTTTCACCGGTTGTTTT
Coding sequences:
- the LOC130110168 gene encoding DET1- and DDB1-associated protein 1 isoform X2, with translation MEKADFLKGLPVYNKSNFSRFHADSVCKASNRRPSVYLPTREYPSEQIIVTEKTNILLRYLHQQWDKKNAAKKREQEQGESDSPAPPRKIARTDSQEMNEDS
- the LOC130110168 gene encoding DET1- and DDB1-associated protein 1 isoform X1; this encodes MEKADFLKGLPVYNKSNFSRFHADSVCKASNRRPSVYLPTREYPSEQIIVTEKTNILLRYLHQQWDKKQNAAKKREQEQGESDSPAPPRKIARTDSQEMNEDS